In the Brassica rapa cultivar Chiifu-401-42 unplaced genomic scaffold, CAAS_Brap_v3.01 Scaffold0482, whole genome shotgun sequence genome, one interval contains:
- the LOC117130444 gene encoding uncharacterized protein LOC117130444, with the protein MVKTALGGRGLWSHCLTDAPKLSKAAGSNESSADGESGSKSVSEEKWEQEDLKVLSILHSSMSPSILEAYSYCESAKDLWSTLNKIYGYISNLCRVFEIKKFINILSQEDEEFTVHLGKFRALWSELEMLRPQSVDPEVLIERREQDKVFCLLLAKRDRNNRCEHCKRDGHTKERCWILNPSLKPAKFK; encoded by the coding sequence ATGGTAAAGACAGCTCTAGGAGGGAGAGGCTTATGGAGCCATTGCCTCACGGATGCTCCAAAGCTCTCCAAGGCTGCCGGTTCAAATGAAAGCTCAGCAGATGGTGAATCCGGTTCCAAATCCGTATCTGAGGAGAAGTGGGAACAAGAAGACCTCAAGGTCTTATCCATTCTCCATAGCTCAATGTCTCCATCCATCCTTGAAGCATACTCATACTGTGAGAGTGCTAAAGACCTTTGGAGTACACTTAACAAGATATATGGGTACATCTCCAACCTCTGTCGAGTATTTGAGATCAAGAAGTTCATCAACATCCTATCCCAAGAAGATGAGGAGTTCACTGTGCATCTAGGCAAGTTCAGAGCCCTTTGGTCTGAGCTAGAGATGCTTAGACCCCAATCTGTTGATCCGGAGGTGTTGattgaaagaagggagcaagacAAGGTGTTCTGCCTATTACTCGCCAAGAGGGATAGGAACAATCGGTGTGAACATTGCAAGAGGGATGGGCACACCAAGGAGAGGTGTTGGATATTGAATCCAAGCCTCAAACCTGCCAAGTTCAAGTGA